In a genomic window of Colius striatus isolate bColStr4 chromosome 2, bColStr4.1.hap1, whole genome shotgun sequence:
- the HINT3 gene encoding adenosine 5'-monophosphoramidase HINT3, with the protein MAGEEAEVARAADKEREAADGGYDGKCVFCRIARREEPGTALFPCQYEDLVCFRDIRPGAPHHYLVVPVEHMGNCKTLKREHIPIVKRMMEVGKAVLQRNNFSDLNDIRMGFHWPPFCTISHLHLHVLAPASQLGFLSRLVYRINSYWFITAEQLIERLQAENAAS; encoded by the exons ATGGCGGGGGAGGAGGCCGAGGTCGCCCGCGCCGCCGACAAGGAGCGAGAAGCCGCGGACGGCGGGTACGACGGCAAGTGCGTGTTCTGCAGGATCGCCCGCCGCGAGGAGCCGGGCACGGCGCTCTTCCCATGCCAG TATGAAGACCTTGTTTGCTTTAGAGATATCAGACCTGGTGCCCCCCACCACTATCTGGTGGTGCCAGTGGAGCACATGGGAAACTGCAAAACACTGAAGAGGGAGCACATACCCATAG TGAAGAGGATGATGGAAGTTGGCAAAGCTGTTCTCCAGAGAAACAATTTTAGTGATTTGAATGACATACG aaTGGGTTTTCACTGGCCCCCGTTCTGCACAATATCTCATTTGCATCTTCACGTCCTGGCCCCAGCCAGCCAGTTGGGCTTCTTATCCAGACTCGTGTACAGAATCAATTCCTACTGGTTTATCACG GCTGAGCAACTGATTGAGCGACTGCAAGCTGAAAATGCTGCCAGCTGA